Genomic window (Candidatus Omnitrophota bacterium):
TTCCAGGTAAAATCCGTAGGATTTGGCGAGTTGCTCAGATTCCCAAATAATGTCGGGCTTATCGTCGCGCAGATCTTGGTAGAGAGTGCCGCGCAATCCCTTCGAATTGAGTTTATTAAGCTCTTCTTTGGAGAATTGTTCTTGCGGAGTTTTAAAATTAGGATTGAATTCTTTTTTCATCTGCGTTAATATGTTTTTGAGTTAATTCCGTCTGGAAAAGACGTATATCATAATATCCTATGGTCTTTGAAAGTCAATAATTTTTCTCCTGTTTCTTAAGAAAAAATATCGTGTCTGCTACCCAAAATAATTATGTTGGACGATTTTATAAAGAAGTTGAAAACGGACGGATCCTCTGTGATCTGTGTCCAAGGAATTGTGTCTTGTCCGACGGTCAACGTGGGTTTTGCTTTGTTCGTCAGAACATAAACGGGCAAATGATCCTGACGACATACGGGCGCAGCAGCGGTTTTTGCATTGACCCCATTGAAAAGAAACCGCTGAATCACTTCTTTCCGGGGACAAGTATCTTTTCTTTTGGGACGGCCGGATGCAATTTGGGATGTAAATTCTGCCAAAATTGGGATATTAGCAAATCGAAGGAATTTGAACGATTATCTGAAGAAGCAACGCCGGAAAGAATTGCTCAAACAGCAAAAAAGTTAGATTGCCGTAGCGTTGCGTTCACCTACAATGATCCGGTCATTTTTGCCGAATACGCGATGGATACGGCGGATGCCTGTCGGGCTTTAGGGATCTATGCGGTTGCTAAAACTGCAGGGTACATTACCGATGAAGCTCGTCCGGAATTCTTTAAGCATATGGATGCGGCCAATGTTGACCTAAAAGCTTTTACTGAAAAATTCTATCGGAATTTAACTCTTTCCGGGCTAAGGCCCGTTCTCGACACGCTCACTTTTCTAAAAGAAAAAACAAAAGTTTGGCTGGAGATCACGAATTTGATCATTCCCGGTGAAAATGATTCGCCGGAAGAATTTCTTGAAATGTGCAAGTGGATCGTTAAAAATCTTGGGGCGGATGTTCCTGTGCATTTTACGGCGTTCCATCCTGATTTTAAGATGAACGATCATCCGGCGACGTCGGCGAGTACATTGCGTAAAGCGCGCGAGATCGCTTTGGCGCAGGGAATACATTTTGTTTACACCGGGAATGTCAGTGATGTTAAAACACAAAGCACGTATTGCCACGGATGCGGAAAACTCCTCATTGAACGTAATTGGTACGAATTAGGCGCGTATCATATTAAAGGCGGAAAATGCCGGTATTGTCAAACAGTTTGCCCCGGATATTTTGAAGATAGCGCCGGCCGTTGGGGTTCAAAACGTGTGCCGGTAAGTATGAACTAATATCAATGATCAAAAGGAGATCTTATGAAGCTGTTGTGTTGGAATGTGAACGGGATCCGCGCGGTTGAAAAAAAAGGATTTGTGGAGTGGTTAAGAAAAGAATCGCCGGATATTTTATGTATCCAGGAAACGAAAGCCCATCCCAGCCAGTTGACAGAAGGCCTTTTGCGTCCGGGCCCGTATAAAACATATTGGTCGTCCGCCGAAAAGAAAGGTTATAGCGGCGTTGGGATCTTTTCTAAAAAAGACGCGGATGTTCAAGAGGGCCTGGGGATAAAGAAGTTTGATTGCGAAGGGCGCGTGCTTGAGGCGGACTATGGAGACTTTGTTCTGTTCAATATCTATTTTCCTAACGGCGGTGCCGGCAATAAACGTGTTCCATTTAAGATGGAATTCTATGACGCCTTCCTAAAAACAGCTTTAAATTTGCAAAAAAAGGGAAAAGGGATCATTGTCTGCGGCGATGTTAACACGGCGCATGAAGAAATTGATCTGGCGCGCCCCAAAGAAAATCAAAAGAATACCGGTTTTCTCCCTGAGGAGCGGGCCTGGGTCACCAAATTTATTTCGCACGGGTTTATCGACACATTCCGTCATTTTGAAAAAGGCGCGCAGCATTATACCTGGTGGGATTATAAAACGGGAGCGCGCGCCAGGAATATCGGCTGGAGAATAGATTATTTTTTTATTTCAGAAAATCTATTGCCAAAACTCAAAAACGCGTTTATTTTAAAAGATGTGATGGGGTCCGATCATTGCCCCATTGGAATTGAAATTAAATAAGTTCCTGAAAACTGAGAGGGTGCGATGTCAAAAAAGGTTCTAGTCGTTGATGACGATCCGGTCGTTCTAAAGTTAGTAAAATCCCGCCTGGAAGCTAACCAATATGAAGTTACGACGGCTAGCGATGGCGATGAGGGTTTGCAAAAGCTTAAAACCCAAAAACCGGATCTGATCATTTTAGATGTCGAGATGCCTCGGATGGATGGCTATACGTTTGTTGTCGAATTAAAAAAGCACGATGATCTTAAAAATATTCCTATCATTATTTTGACGGCGAAGGAGCATCTGAAAGACCTCTTTAAGTTGGAAGGTATTCGGGACTATATCGTCAAGCCGTTCAAGGCCGAAAAATTCCTCGAAACTGTAAAAAAATATCTCGCCTAGAATTACGACTTATCAAACAAAGGAGGATCGCGTGAATATCTTTTGTTCACTTTTCATTGTTTTTTCATTGGGATTTTTATGCGCGGCTCCTATTAATGCCGCAGAGGCTGTCGCGGAAATTAAACCGACATTGGCAGGCTCTCCTATAGCCGGAGAGGCGGTCTTCGAGGAAAAAAACGGCGGATTAGATGTTGCGGTTACGCTTGTTAATGTGACGCCGGGCAAGCACGGATTTCATATTCACGAAAATGGAAGCTGTGATGACGAAGGGAAAGCCGCCGGAAGCCATTTTAATCCTGACGCGGTGGCGCATGGCATGGCCTCAAAGGATGGTTTTGAACATGCGCATGCCGGTGATTTCGGAAATATTGAAATAGACGCGGATGGTTTCGGGACGCTTGATTTTTTTATGCCCGGACTAACTTTGACCGATATGAATTCGAAATATAATGTGGTAGGCCGAGCGGTTATCGTGCACGAAAAAGAAGATGATTTTGGCCAGCCTCTAGGAAACGCCGGCGGAAGAATTGCCTGCGGGATCATTGGGCTGGTGGATATGAGCGCGCAAACAACCATCGGAGAACCTGCGCAGTAAAATTTACCAATGCGGCAAGCAATGGGTGTAAGGGGTTTTTAAAATATTCCCGACGAGATTTTTGCCGATATGCTGACAACTCAAAATACGTTCGTTCTTCTCATTGATGTACAAGAGCGCCTGATGGCCCACATCCATAGGGTTGAGGAGTTTAATAAAAATCTCGTTAACTTCCTTAAAGGTGTCCGCATCTTAGAAGTTCCTTTCATTTTGACCGAGCATGTTCCCGAAAAACTCGGGAAAACCACTTCTCCTATTCTTGAAATCATGCCCGAAACAATTCCCATTGTTAAAAATACTTTTAGCTGCTGGGGGAACCGGGATTTTAAAAAGTCCGTTAAGAAACTTGGCCGCAAGAAGATCTTGGTTGCCGGTGTTGAAACCCATGTCTGCGTTTATCAAACCGTTGCCGATCTTGTGCAGGCCGGCTTTGAAGTTCAAGTGGTCAGCGATTGCGTTTCTTCCCGCACCCTTGACAATAAAAACATCGGCCTTGAGCGCATCAAACATGTCGGCGCGAGCGTTACCAGCGTTGAAACAGCTCTTTGCGAATTACTTAAGATCGCTCAAGGAGAAAAATTTAAGAAAATCATCCAGCTTATCAAGTAGGCGAATATGGGGAAAATCATCATCAAGCAAAACGATATTACCAAAGAAGACGTTGATGTGATTGTGAACGCGGCGAATACAACACTTCGTGGCGGCGGGGGTGTTGACGGCGCTATTCACCGCGCGGCCGGAAGAAGCGTTTT
Coding sequences:
- the amrS gene encoding AmmeMemoRadiSam system radical SAM enzyme; its protein translation is MSATQNNYVGRFYKEVENGRILCDLCPRNCVLSDGQRGFCFVRQNINGQMILTTYGRSSGFCIDPIEKKPLNHFFPGTSIFSFGTAGCNLGCKFCQNWDISKSKEFERLSEEATPERIAQTAKKLDCRSVAFTYNDPVIFAEYAMDTADACRALGIYAVAKTAGYITDEARPEFFKHMDAANVDLKAFTEKFYRNLTLSGLRPVLDTLTFLKEKTKVWLEITNLIIPGENDSPEEFLEMCKWIVKNLGADVPVHFTAFHPDFKMNDHPATSASTLRKAREIALAQGIHFVYTGNVSDVKTQSTYCHGCGKLLIERNWYELGAYHIKGGKCRYCQTVCPGYFEDSAGRWGSKRVPVSMN
- a CDS encoding exodeoxyribonuclease III; the encoded protein is MKLLCWNVNGIRAVEKKGFVEWLRKESPDILCIQETKAHPSQLTEGLLRPGPYKTYWSSAEKKGYSGVGIFSKKDADVQEGLGIKKFDCEGRVLEADYGDFVLFNIYFPNGGAGNKRVPFKMEFYDAFLKTALNLQKKGKGIIVCGDVNTAHEEIDLARPKENQKNTGFLPEERAWVTKFISHGFIDTFRHFEKGAQHYTWWDYKTGARARNIGWRIDYFFISENLLPKLKNAFILKDVMGSDHCPIGIEIK
- a CDS encoding response regulator translates to MSKKVLVVDDDPVVLKLVKSRLEANQYEVTTASDGDEGLQKLKTQKPDLIILDVEMPRMDGYTFVVELKKHDDLKNIPIIILTAKEHLKDLFKLEGIRDYIVKPFKAEKFLETVKKYLA
- a CDS encoding superoxide dismutase family protein, whose translation is MNIFCSLFIVFSLGFLCAAPINAAEAVAEIKPTLAGSPIAGEAVFEEKNGGLDVAVTLVNVTPGKHGFHIHENGSCDDEGKAAGSHFNPDAVAHGMASKDGFEHAHAGDFGNIEIDADGFGTLDFFMPGLTLTDMNSKYNVVGRAVIVHEKEDDFGQPLGNAGGRIACGIIGLVDMSAQTTIGEPAQ
- a CDS encoding hydrolase codes for the protein MLTTQNTFVLLIDVQERLMAHIHRVEEFNKNLVNFLKGVRILEVPFILTEHVPEKLGKTTSPILEIMPETIPIVKNTFSCWGNRDFKKSVKKLGRKKILVAGVETHVCVYQTVADLVQAGFEVQVVSDCVSSRTLDNKNIGLERIKHVGASVTSVETALCELLKIAQGEKFKKIIQLIK